A portion of the Chryseobacterium tructae genome contains these proteins:
- a CDS encoding alpha/beta hydrolase family protein codes for MKFQKVIYLTPALLLFMNCSVKKNINSENEYEVKRDTLTIFDQSRNRKIPVAYYLPKTNKKIPNQQLIIFNHGYGFNKGGDYFVYSYLTEKLASKGYFTVSIQHEQTTDAPLPVEGNLQMVRRPFWQNGSDNILYVLNELKKTNPNLDYKHLTLIGHSNGGDMVALFGNQHPNLVYKIIAMDNRRMFLPRTSIPKYTHSVPMIILQMKEYCLQKKSKKSIV; via the coding sequence ATGAAATTCCAAAAAGTAATATACCTTACACCTGCTCTCCTCCTTTTTATGAACTGTTCTGTAAAGAAAAATATAAATTCAGAAAATGAGTATGAAGTGAAGCGGGATACCCTTACCATATTCGATCAAAGCAGAAACCGTAAAATCCCTGTTGCCTATTATTTACCTAAAACCAATAAGAAGATTCCCAACCAACAACTGATTATCTTTAATCACGGGTATGGTTTCAATAAAGGTGGAGATTATTTTGTGTATTCTTATTTAACGGAGAAGCTGGCTTCTAAAGGATATTTTACAGTGAGCATTCAGCACGAACAAACTACAGACGCTCCATTGCCTGTAGAAGGAAACCTGCAAATGGTAAGAAGGCCATTCTGGCAAAATGGATCTGACAATATATTATATGTATTGAACGAACTAAAAAAGACGAATCCCAATCTGGATTATAAACACCTTACGTTAATTGGACATTCCAATGGAGGTGATATGGTGGCCTTATTTGGAAATCAGCATCCTAATCTGGTCTATAAGATTATTGCCATGGATAACAGAAGAATGTTCCTTCCCAGAACAAGCATTCCTAAATATACTCACTCCGTTCCAATGATTATCCTGCAGATGAAGGAGTATTGCCTACAGAAGAAGAGCAAAAAAAGTATCGTATGA
- a CDS encoding methyltransferase domain-containing protein: protein MPWNPELYDQYKDVRYKPFYDLAALINPGNNIKAIDLGCGTGEQTSILTEKLTGSTFLGIDSSAEMLEKSKKFENDNLHFKLQSIEEIAQSVQKWDLVFSNAALQWADDHETLFPKIIGLLSAEGQLAIQMPVQKENILNQILTEMADEEPYASQLNHFNRDSPVLSMDDYAQIYLTTEFRI from the coding sequence ATGCCTTGGAACCCCGAACTCTACGATCAATACAAAGATGTACGTTACAAACCGTTTTACGATTTAGCTGCATTAATTAATCCTGGAAACAATATAAAAGCAATTGACTTAGGCTGTGGTACCGGAGAACAAACCTCTATTTTAACGGAAAAGCTGACAGGTTCTACATTTTTAGGAATCGATTCGTCAGCAGAAATGCTTGAAAAATCGAAAAAATTTGAAAATGACAATTTACACTTTAAGCTTCAGAGTATTGAAGAAATAGCTCAGTCTGTTCAAAAGTGGGATCTTGTTTTCAGCAATGCCGCTTTGCAGTGGGCGGATGATCACGAAACTTTATTCCCTAAAATCATTGGACTATTGTCTGCTGAAGGTCAACTGGCTATTCAGATGCCTGTTCAGAAAGAAAATATTCTCAACCAGATTCTAACGGAAATGGCAGATGAAGAACCTTATGCATCACAATTAAATCATTTCAACCGTGATTCACCGGTACTTTCGATGGATGATTATGCACAGATTTATTTGACAACGGAATTCAGGATATAG